In Reichenbachiella agarivorans, one genomic interval encodes:
- a CDS encoding ammonium transporter: MNRKFLLLVSAALTLPLLSQAQTPTLDTGDTAWMLISTALVMLMTPAGLTLFYGGLTRRKSVLNTIGMSYTAFCTATIVWVVIGYSLAFSEGNGFIGGLDYFMLHGIKIDDLYGSIPNVLFIMFQGTFAAIAVALVSGSIIERVKYSTWFIFSILWVMFIYAPIAHMVWGGGILSDHGELDFAGGTVIHINAGISGLVLVFLLGNRKGHKEIEHRPSSTKLMLLGSALLWFGWFGFNGGSELAADFIAANALLVTNVAAAAGGLAWLIIEWLSTDKKPTLLGSASGVVSGLVGITPASGYVDVTGALVIGTIAGMIGYYGVVKLKNLLGYDDTLDVFGIHGLVGIFGAIATGFLANPEINGKAGLFYGNPGQVIPQLVAVGATIIYSGVGSAILFKITAFITGGGRIEGALEDQGMDLGYHGEESFNIIEDSNTVAGTH, translated from the coding sequence ATGAATCGAAAATTTCTACTCTTGGTCAGTGCGGCACTGACTCTTCCACTACTTTCCCAAGCACAGACACCTACATTGGATACTGGTGACACAGCTTGGATGTTGATCTCAACTGCCTTGGTTATGCTCATGACTCCAGCTGGCCTGACACTTTTTTATGGGGGTCTGACTCGTAGAAAAAGTGTTCTGAACACAATAGGAATGAGTTATACAGCTTTCTGTACAGCTACAATTGTTTGGGTTGTAATCGGATACAGTTTGGCTTTTAGTGAGGGAAACGGTTTTATCGGTGGGCTAGATTACTTCATGCTCCATGGGATTAAAATTGATGACCTGTACGGCAGTATACCAAATGTGCTATTCATCATGTTTCAAGGAACTTTTGCAGCGATTGCTGTTGCTTTGGTCAGTGGCTCTATCATAGAGCGTGTCAAATACTCTACATGGTTTATATTCTCCATCCTATGGGTCATGTTTATCTATGCGCCCATTGCTCACATGGTTTGGGGTGGTGGTATCCTCAGTGATCACGGCGAACTGGATTTTGCTGGGGGTACCGTGATTCACATCAATGCAGGTATTTCTGGGTTGGTTTTGGTTTTTTTATTAGGAAACAGAAAGGGACACAAAGAGATTGAACACAGGCCCTCTTCTACCAAGCTCATGCTGCTGGGGAGTGCCTTGCTATGGTTTGGCTGGTTCGGATTCAATGGAGGCAGTGAACTTGCTGCTGATTTTATAGCTGCCAATGCCTTGCTTGTGACCAACGTAGCTGCCGCAGCTGGCGGATTGGCATGGCTCATTATTGAATGGCTATCTACTGACAAAAAACCCACGCTATTGGGATCCGCATCTGGAGTGGTCTCTGGATTGGTAGGTATCACACCTGCCTCAGGATATGTAGATGTGACAGGTGCTTTGGTGATTGGTACCATAGCAGGTATGATTGGCTACTACGGTGTGGTCAAGTTAAAAAACCTGCTGGGCTATGATGATACACTCGATGTGTTTGGCATTCATGGTTTGGTTGGGATATTCGGAGCGATTGCTACTGGATTTTTGGCCAACCCGGAGATCAATGGCAAAGCGGGTCTATTCTATGGCAACCCTGGTCAAGTCATTCCTCAGTTAGTGGCGGTCGGTGCTACAATTATTTATTCTGGAGTAGGCTCAGCCATACTATTCAAAATCACTGCCTTCATCACTGGAGGAGGACGGATTGAAGGTGCGCTAGAAGATCAAGGAATGGATCTGGGTTACCACGGAGAAGAGAGTTTTAATATAATCGAAGATTCAAACACAGTGGCAGGTACTCATTGA
- a CDS encoding cation:proton antiporter, which yields MHLFDVVAVLIFLSGLFIFLNTFYLKLPSSVGMIILTLLMSFTVLMIALLFPHLNLAQHIKEFDFRDVLNQVVISVILFAGGLKMNMKRLGNLKVTVIVLSIVSALLSTFVIGSLLYFILSFLHIEMSYMFSLVFGAVISSTDPISATNITGKFPLPKSLEMKVEGESLFNGAFSVVLAFVLYHIMQVSEGHEMILLEVARVVSIEILGGVAIGIGMGYIGYLILNYIDNDEMHIEVLITIAMVMVGSFISEYFAIYSKLVALIMGLMIGNLGRVDQKDESSKGVVNAYVYKFWNLMEQTMAVLLFVLMGLEMLVIEWRMDYFAVGFLAVNIVWFGRWLSVYLPVKMLSQNVAFHKNTVSVMTWSAFRGGLPIALILALDHFTGKEMMITMTYVVIVCSILFQGFTLPMMMRERFFNPNEDKKILKKYFS from the coding sequence ATGCACTTATTTGACGTAGTAGCCGTATTAATCTTTCTGTCTGGACTATTTATTTTCTTGAATACCTTTTATCTGAAGCTCCCGTCTTCTGTAGGTATGATCATCCTCACATTGTTGATGTCTTTCACCGTGTTGATGATTGCTCTTTTGTTTCCTCATCTCAATTTGGCACAACATATCAAGGAATTTGATTTCCGAGATGTATTGAATCAAGTGGTGATCAGTGTGATACTGTTTGCTGGTGGTCTCAAAATGAATATGAAACGACTAGGCAATTTGAAAGTAACGGTAATCGTACTGTCCATAGTCAGTGCACTGTTGTCTACGTTTGTCATTGGATCTCTGCTCTATTTTATCTTGAGTTTCCTACACATCGAGATGAGCTATATGTTTAGTTTGGTATTTGGAGCGGTGATCTCATCGACAGATCCCATATCAGCTACAAATATTACAGGCAAGTTTCCTCTACCCAAATCTCTAGAGATGAAAGTAGAAGGTGAATCCCTCTTCAACGGCGCATTTTCGGTAGTCTTGGCTTTTGTCCTATACCATATTATGCAAGTCTCAGAGGGACACGAAATGATCCTACTGGAGGTAGCTAGAGTCGTATCGATCGAAATACTGGGTGGTGTAGCTATTGGTATAGGTATGGGATATATCGGTTATTTGATCCTCAACTACATTGACAATGATGAAATGCATATTGAGGTTTTGATCACAATAGCGATGGTGATGGTAGGATCTTTTATCTCAGAATATTTTGCCATTTATTCAAAGCTAGTAGCATTGATTATGGGCTTGATGATTGGCAATTTGGGGAGAGTGGATCAGAAAGACGAGTCGAGCAAAGGTGTAGTCAATGCCTATGTGTACAAGTTTTGGAACCTGATGGAACAGACCATGGCAGTGCTCTTGTTTGTGTTGATGGGATTGGAAATGCTCGTGATAGAATGGCGCATGGATTATTTTGCTGTAGGATTTTTGGCGGTGAATATCGTATGGTTTGGTAGATGGTTGAGTGTCTACCTGCCAGTCAAGATGCTCTCACAAAACGTAGCATTTCATAAAAACACTGTGTCAGTGATGACCTGGAGCGCATTTAGGGGTGGTCTGCCGATTGCATTGATCTTAGCATTGGATCATTTTACTGGGAAGGAAATGATGATCACGATGACTTATGTGGTGATTGTGTGTTCTATATTATTCCAAGGATTCACTCTTCCGATGATGATGCGCGAGCGATTTTTTAATCCGAATGAGGATAAAAAAATCCTGAAAAAGTATTTCTCTTAA
- a CDS encoding FKBP-type peptidyl-prolyl cis-trans isomerase has protein sequence MKISNNSVVSITYQLKESNQEGEIIQEVDNQEPFVFLFGANQVLPQFEVNLLDKEVGATFEFGIKSEDGYGETNPDAIVDLPINIFMVDGKLADMVQVGTFLPMNDQEGNPMQGLVLEIGKETVKMDFNHPMAGMDLHFTGKVIAVRAATAEELDHGHVHGEGGHHH, from the coding sequence ATGAAAATTTCAAACAACTCAGTAGTATCCATCACCTACCAATTAAAGGAAAGTAATCAGGAGGGTGAAATCATTCAAGAAGTAGACAATCAAGAGCCATTTGTGTTTTTGTTTGGAGCCAATCAGGTATTGCCTCAATTCGAAGTAAATCTTCTCGATAAAGAAGTAGGCGCAACATTTGAATTTGGCATCAAGAGCGAAGATGGTTATGGAGAAACCAATCCAGACGCAATCGTAGACTTGCCGATCAATATCTTCATGGTAGATGGTAAACTAGCTGACATGGTACAGGTCGGGACTTTCTTGCCAATGAATGACCAAGAAGGCAATCCTATGCAAGGCTTGGTTTTAGAAATTGGTAAGGAAACAGTCAAAATGGATTTTAATCATCCCATGGCAGGCATGGATTTGCACTTTACTGGAAAAGTAATCGCGGTAAGAGCAGCCACAGCAGAAGAACTAGATCATGGCCATGTACATGGCGAAGGTGGTCACCACCACTAA
- the hrpB gene encoding ATP-dependent helicase HrpB has protein sequence MSFDPYSIDLPITEVINPTKENLQTQNTLIVHAPPGAGKSTLLPLALLNESWLTGKKIIMLEPRRLAARSIAERMSQLLGEQVGHTVGYRIRFDNRVSTDTKIEVVTEGILTRMLHSDNAIEDVALVIFDEFHERSIHADVALALCREAQAVLRPDLKIMIMSATLNITELTQLLNAPLVESKGRQYPVDIHYEGEQDEWMMPEIAARQISKVVKKHEGDVLAFFPGQGEIMKCEEILRKELRDFAIHPLYGSLPQGKQMAAILPNKQGKRKIVLATSLAETSLTIEGIKVVVDTGFGRSSKFDPKSGLSRLETVQISQDAADQRAGRAGRLSAGVCYRLWSKATQSRRQKHLTPEIMEADLASLVLDMAQWGISNVQEMTWLTPPPQAAIHQAQDLLHQLEALENNKITEHGQKLHQLPCHPRIAHMLLMAQEQDLVPLACDIAALLDERDPLGREAGTDINERIIVLRRLRGENRLSKNFARIEKIANQYRQLFGEAADDGSFDPYETGILLSYAYPERIAFARPGNNAQFQLSNGKYAMLGHRDDLANEPWLAIAHMDARDGLGKIFMASPLNPRDLMPLVKEKEIITWDTRQGGLIASLDMRIGSITLRSTPLPDPDESRLVEAICHALKKEGERLLNFDNEVKKWQNRVLSLRKWNPAQSWPDVSTPTLLATNSEWLAPYLDGIKRPEELKKINLKTVLQHSLNFELQSQLDKLAPEKIDVPSGSKIQLDYRSDGSAPILAVRLQEVFGLAETPKINEGKNAVLMHLLSPGFKPVQITGDLNSFWNNAYFEVKKDLKGRYPKHIWPEDPWNEQAISGVKKRK, from the coding sequence ATGTCCTTTGACCCATATAGCATAGACCTCCCCATCACGGAGGTAATCAATCCTACCAAAGAAAATCTGCAAACGCAGAACACCCTGATAGTACACGCTCCTCCTGGTGCAGGTAAAAGTACGCTCCTCCCTCTCGCCTTGCTCAATGAATCATGGCTGACAGGCAAAAAAATCATCATGCTAGAGCCGAGGCGACTGGCCGCTCGATCCATCGCAGAGAGAATGTCACAGCTGCTGGGAGAGCAAGTGGGTCATACTGTGGGATACAGAATCCGTTTTGACAACCGCGTGAGCACTGATACCAAAATTGAGGTTGTCACCGAAGGAATACTCACCAGAATGCTCCACAGCGACAATGCCATCGAAGACGTAGCACTGGTCATCTTTGACGAGTTCCACGAGCGCAGCATTCATGCCGATGTGGCGCTGGCCCTCTGCCGAGAAGCACAAGCTGTACTCAGACCTGATCTCAAAATCATGATCATGTCAGCCACACTCAACATCACCGAACTCACCCAGTTGCTCAACGCTCCCCTAGTAGAAAGCAAAGGGCGACAATATCCAGTTGACATCCACTACGAAGGAGAACAAGACGAATGGATGATGCCAGAAATAGCCGCTCGTCAAATCAGTAAAGTTGTGAAAAAACATGAAGGAGATGTCCTCGCTTTCTTTCCTGGTCAGGGAGAAATCATGAAATGCGAGGAGATCCTGCGAAAGGAACTCAGAGACTTTGCCATCCATCCTTTGTACGGTTCTTTGCCACAAGGCAAACAAATGGCTGCCATCCTACCCAACAAACAAGGCAAACGAAAAATCGTGTTGGCTACCTCACTGGCGGAAACGAGCTTGACTATAGAAGGAATCAAAGTGGTCGTGGACACGGGTTTTGGTCGCAGTTCCAAATTTGATCCCAAATCTGGATTGTCACGACTAGAAACCGTCCAGATCAGTCAAGATGCTGCAGATCAACGGGCAGGTAGAGCAGGACGACTCAGTGCGGGGGTATGCTATCGCCTATGGTCAAAAGCCACACAATCACGAAGACAAAAACATCTGACACCCGAAATCATGGAAGCCGATCTGGCCTCTTTAGTTCTGGATATGGCACAATGGGGTATCAGCAACGTACAAGAAATGACTTGGCTCACTCCCCCACCTCAGGCAGCCATTCACCAAGCACAAGATCTACTGCATCAACTCGAAGCTCTGGAGAATAACAAAATCACAGAACACGGCCAAAAGCTACATCAGCTGCCTTGTCATCCACGTATTGCACACATGCTATTGATGGCGCAGGAGCAAGATTTGGTTCCGCTGGCCTGTGACATTGCTGCCTTATTGGACGAACGTGATCCATTGGGTAGAGAAGCTGGAACCGACATCAATGAAAGAATCATTGTACTCCGGAGACTGAGGGGTGAAAACCGTCTAAGCAAGAACTTTGCGCGGATAGAAAAAATTGCCAATCAATACCGACAGTTGTTTGGGGAAGCAGCAGATGACGGCAGTTTTGACCCTTACGAGACAGGCATTCTCTTGTCCTATGCTTATCCAGAACGCATCGCATTTGCCAGACCTGGCAACAATGCACAGTTTCAACTATCCAATGGCAAATATGCCATGCTGGGACACAGAGATGATCTAGCCAACGAACCCTGGCTGGCCATTGCTCACATGGACGCCAGAGATGGATTGGGCAAGATATTCATGGCTTCACCGCTCAATCCGCGTGATCTCATGCCCTTGGTCAAGGAGAAGGAAATTATCACATGGGATACGCGTCAGGGAGGCTTGATTGCATCATTGGATATGCGAATTGGGAGCATCACGCTGCGTTCTACTCCCTTGCCTGATCCTGATGAGTCGCGCTTGGTAGAAGCCATTTGTCATGCTCTAAAGAAGGAAGGTGAACGCCTGCTCAATTTTGATAATGAAGTAAAAAAATGGCAAAACCGTGTACTCAGTTTACGCAAGTGGAATCCCGCTCAAAGTTGGCCTGACGTGAGCACTCCCACCCTACTAGCTACCAATAGCGAGTGGCTCGCTCCCTATCTTGATGGCATCAAAAGACCAGAAGAGTTAAAAAAAATCAATCTAAAGACAGTTTTACAACACTCTTTGAATTTTGAATTGCAAAGTCAGTTGGACAAACTAGCCCCAGAAAAAATTGATGTGCCGAGCGGATCTAAAATTCAACTAGACTACCGCAGTGATGGTTCTGCACCCATCTTGGCAGTCAGGTTACAAGAAGTCTTTGGACTGGCTGAAACGCCAAAAATAAATGAAGGCAAAAATGCCGTTTTAATGCACTTGCTGTCACCAGGATTCAAGCCTGTTCAGATCACGGGTGACTTGAACAGCTTCTGGAACAATGCTTATTTCGAGGTAAAGAAAGATCTGAAAGGTCGCTATCCCAAGCACATATGGCCTGAAGACCCTTGGAATGAACAAGCCATTAGTGGAGTAAAGAAGAGGAAGTAG
- a CDS encoding lipase family protein, which produces MMKKYLVSLYCLIILQFPLSAQIQSGFSPKEARDMIALSNSFTFLDLYDDDSDIIPVGYKKEFTSGVFGMDNKYQVYVKGKTGVICFRGSTADQKSWLANIESAMIPAQGKIIIQNDVFEYKLAEDTAAAVHSGYVLGLAFLHQSILMQVKYLNAMGIYDIYLTGHSQGGALAALLLAYLEGLPSDRIASHNRFKTYAFANPMIGNKAFAKEYNQRFASTYLSFSIINPADPVPRLPVNYMEEKLFSKEGISSLLGDEEGFSTERLLKSAFFQTFEQTATSYIQSISASANDRLIKDLGKVILPAYVNDINYAVTGNRIQLRPFDYPKLLKDWAVVNYDSLANVVAKDENGYFLDNSLYKKPPMFFQHKPHNYYVGVLKAYFPTEYDALPEKCLPENL; this is translated from the coding sequence ATGATGAAAAAATACCTAGTCTCTCTTTATTGTTTAATCATTCTTCAGTTTCCACTCAGTGCACAGATTCAATCTGGTTTTTCTCCGAAGGAAGCACGAGACATGATTGCCTTGAGCAACAGTTTTACGTTCTTGGATCTTTATGACGATGACAGTGATATTATTCCTGTTGGATACAAGAAAGAATTTACCTCGGGGGTGTTTGGGATGGATAACAAATACCAAGTCTATGTCAAGGGTAAAACAGGTGTGATCTGCTTTAGAGGGTCTACCGCAGATCAAAAGAGTTGGTTGGCCAATATCGAATCAGCTATGATTCCTGCACAAGGTAAAATCATCATACAAAATGATGTTTTTGAATACAAACTGGCCGAGGACACTGCAGCTGCAGTTCACTCAGGGTATGTGTTGGGACTGGCTTTTTTGCACCAATCGATTTTGATGCAGGTCAAGTACCTCAATGCCATGGGTATCTACGATATTTATCTAACAGGTCATAGCCAAGGAGGTGCGTTGGCAGCTTTGTTGCTGGCTTATTTGGAAGGCTTACCATCTGACAGGATTGCCTCTCACAATAGATTCAAAACGTACGCATTTGCCAATCCCATGATCGGAAACAAGGCTTTTGCCAAGGAATATAACCAGCGTTTTGCCAGTACCTATTTGAGTTTCAGTATTATCAATCCAGCTGATCCTGTACCTAGGTTGCCTGTCAATTATATGGAGGAGAAACTTTTTTCTAAGGAGGGCATTTCTTCACTTTTGGGTGATGAAGAAGGGTTCAGTACCGAACGTTTATTGAAAAGTGCCTTTTTCCAGACTTTTGAACAAACAGCTACCAGTTACATCCAATCAATAAGTGCATCTGCCAATGATAGGCTAATCAAAGATTTAGGTAAAGTGATTTTGCCTGCTTATGTCAATGATATCAATTATGCTGTAACAGGTAATCGTATTCAACTGAGACCTTTTGATTATCCTAAACTTCTAAAAGACTGGGCTGTCGTAAATTATGATTCTTTGGCTAATGTAGTTGCTAAAGATGAAAACGGCTACTTTTTGGATAATAGCTTGTACAAGAAGCCACCCATGTTCTTTCAGCACAAGCCACATAATTATTATGTAGGAGTCCTGAAAGCCTATTTTCCAACTGAATATGATGCGCTGCCTGAGAAGTGTCTACCTGAAAATTTGTAG
- a CDS encoding peptide MFS transporter has translation MNEVREMETPQFLGHPKGLFYLFFAELWERFSFYGMRALLMVYMTEEVYRSLVDRDTIAATIYAAYGALVYATPVLGGMLADRLLGYRRAIMLGGVLMALGHFVLAIDDQIAFFLALALIIVGNGLFKPNISSFVGSLYEQGDPRRDSGFTIFYMGINIGAFVAPLLCGWLGFSYGWHYGFGAAGIGMLAGVIVFYSGIKGGIFGVHGHAPNEDQLEVKISGLKIKNWVPLIAFALVPFIALIMYYGELYLPIVGKVNYEGQVVEYAFYLILIVILGVIVRTMTSASKVERQQLLVIVLLTMFMTMFWGGYELSGSTLTLFALRNVEMIGINASQANSITGLYIIMMAVLFSWIWVKLSAVKANPYTPFKFAFGLLLLGAGFAVFAWSGSFANDAGKVPMLFLMLGYLMFSTGELFMSPVGLSKVTELSPKKVVGFMMGVWFLSSAFAFRIVGAVGKLLAVGGSADEINAQASLAVYTEGFESIAFVVLSCAALAFVLAPLMKKMMHGIH, from the coding sequence ATGAATGAAGTAAGAGAGATGGAAACACCTCAGTTTTTAGGACATCCCAAAGGACTTTTTTATCTGTTTTTTGCAGAGTTATGGGAGCGATTTAGTTTCTATGGCATGCGGGCATTGTTGATGGTGTATATGACTGAGGAGGTTTATCGCTCTTTGGTAGATAGAGATACCATCGCCGCAACTATCTATGCTGCCTATGGAGCATTGGTTTATGCTACACCAGTTTTGGGAGGGATGTTGGCAGATCGATTGCTCGGCTATCGTCGTGCCATTATGTTGGGAGGTGTATTGATGGCTTTGGGTCATTTTGTATTGGCGATTGATGATCAGATTGCATTTTTTCTAGCACTTGCTTTGATTATTGTGGGTAACGGGCTTTTCAAACCTAACATTTCATCTTTTGTAGGAAGCTTATACGAGCAAGGTGATCCACGCAGAGATTCTGGATTCACCATTTTTTATATGGGTATTAACATTGGGGCATTTGTTGCTCCTCTACTATGTGGCTGGCTAGGCTTTAGCTATGGTTGGCATTATGGATTTGGAGCTGCAGGCATAGGCATGTTGGCAGGAGTAATCGTGTTTTATAGCGGCATCAAGGGTGGAATCTTTGGCGTACATGGACACGCACCTAATGAGGATCAGCTCGAAGTGAAAATTTCTGGCTTGAAAATAAAGAATTGGGTACCACTCATTGCTTTTGCTTTGGTGCCATTCATTGCGCTGATCATGTACTATGGTGAACTGTATCTGCCTATTGTAGGTAAAGTCAATTATGAAGGGCAGGTAGTAGAATATGCCTTTTATCTGATATTGATAGTAATATTAGGAGTCATTGTTCGTACGATGACGAGTGCATCCAAGGTCGAGAGACAACAGCTGTTGGTGATTGTATTGCTGACGATGTTTATGACCATGTTTTGGGGAGGGTACGAGTTGTCAGGTAGTACATTGACTCTGTTTGCGCTCCGCAATGTAGAGATGATAGGTATCAATGCGTCTCAGGCCAACTCTATTACAGGTTTGTATATCATCATGATGGCAGTTTTGTTTTCATGGATATGGGTCAAATTATCTGCTGTCAAAGCCAATCCTTATACACCCTTTAAATTTGCTTTTGGACTACTCCTATTAGGTGCTGGTTTTGCTGTCTTTGCTTGGAGTGGGAGTTTTGCCAATGATGCAGGGAAAGTCCCTATGCTTTTCTTGATGTTGGGGTATTTGATGTTTTCTACGGGTGAATTGTTCATGTCACCAGTCGGGTTGTCCAAAGTCACTGAGTTGTCTCCTAAAAAAGTAGTAGGTTTTATGATGGGGGTATGGTTTTTATCTTCAGCATTTGCTTTTAGGATCGTAGGGGCTGTGGGCAAGTTGCTGGCTGTAGGAGGATCAGCCGACGAAATAAATGCGCAGGCCTCACTGGCTGTCTATACCGAAGGTTTTGAATCTATCGCTTTTGTTGTTTTGAGTTGTGCCGCTTTAGCTTTTGTGTTAGCTCCTTTGATGAAAAAAATGATGCACGGTATTCATTGA
- a CDS encoding phytoene desaturase family protein — translation MPQKNYSKFPTKTPDESYDHIIIGSGMGGMTLATFLAKAGKKVAIFERHYVPGGFTHAFKRKDGLQWDVGVHYMGNMDKSSGIRKIMDFLTGHQLEWESMGDIYDVIHIGEDTYEIPAGKENYRKKMKDYFPNDTQAIDQYLSLVDSANRRGGAFFMEKSFEPFLSHTIGRVIRSMYHQFSKKTTLEVLMTLTANRRLIAVLCGQCGNYGLPPAESSFAAHAMVVGHFMEGGYYPHGGSPQIGKNTLRTFAKLGGKTYISADVTSIVVKNNSVQGIQISDQFIACKSVISNIGVDNTFNHLLTKEQSIYCHFDLKKVKASSAHMCLYIGLDKTDKELNLPKYNIWNYATEIYANDLSQITPSNAPEKFAYISFPSAKDPEWATDHPVSSTIQAISVGRYEWFTEYENQPWLNREEAYQQIKTTFQEAMLKKLYKLLPQAEGHVIYTEVSTPLSTKHFSNYQHGEIYGLAHTPNRFNLPFLKPKTRIKGLRLVGQDITIVGVAGAMMSGMLCAITILKFGIWKVFRDMNKPVV, via the coding sequence ATGCCCCAAAAGAACTACTCAAAATTTCCAACCAAGACTCCAGATGAATCCTATGATCACATCATCATTGGTTCAGGTATGGGAGGCATGACATTGGCAACTTTTTTGGCCAAAGCTGGAAAAAAAGTTGCCATTTTCGAGCGACACTATGTACCGGGCGGTTTTACACATGCATTCAAGCGAAAAGACGGCCTCCAATGGGATGTAGGTGTGCACTATATGGGCAACATGGATAAATCCAGCGGTATCCGAAAAATCATGGACTTTCTGACTGGTCATCAATTGGAATGGGAATCCATGGGAGACATATATGACGTCATCCATATCGGAGAGGATACTTATGAAATCCCAGCTGGAAAGGAAAACTACCGCAAGAAAATGAAGGATTATTTCCCAAATGACACCCAAGCGATTGACCAATATCTTTCGCTGGTGGATTCTGCCAATCGCAGAGGTGGCGCCTTCTTTATGGAAAAATCATTTGAACCTTTCCTCAGTCATACCATAGGCAGAGTGATTCGATCCATGTATCACCAATTCAGCAAAAAGACCACACTCGAAGTCCTGATGACCTTGACCGCCAACCGACGTCTGATTGCAGTCCTCTGTGGACAATGTGGCAACTACGGCCTGCCACCAGCAGAAAGTAGTTTTGCTGCACATGCCATGGTGGTCGGACACTTCATGGAAGGCGGATACTACCCGCACGGAGGCAGTCCTCAAATTGGTAAAAACACTTTAAGAACCTTTGCCAAACTAGGAGGAAAAACCTACATCTCAGCAGATGTCACCTCGATAGTTGTCAAAAATAACAGCGTACAGGGCATTCAAATAAGTGATCAATTCATTGCTTGCAAAAGTGTGATCAGCAACATAGGTGTAGACAATACCTTCAATCACCTACTGACCAAAGAACAGTCTATCTATTGTCATTTTGATTTGAAGAAAGTCAAAGCATCAAGTGCTCACATGTGTCTGTACATAGGGCTGGACAAAACAGACAAGGAACTCAATCTCCCTAAGTACAACATCTGGAACTATGCTACAGAAATCTACGCCAACGACCTCAGCCAAATCACACCGTCCAATGCCCCCGAAAAGTTTGCATACATCTCCTTCCCTTCTGCAAAGGATCCAGAATGGGCTACAGATCATCCAGTAAGCTCCACTATTCAGGCTATCTCGGTGGGTCGCTATGAATGGTTCACGGAATATGAAAATCAACCTTGGCTTAACCGTGAGGAAGCGTACCAACAAATTAAAACAACCTTTCAAGAAGCCATGCTCAAAAAACTGTACAAACTTCTTCCACAGGCCGAAGGTCATGTGATCTACACAGAAGTATCCACTCCGTTGAGCACCAAGCACTTTTCCAATTACCAACATGGTGAGATTTATGGTCTGGCACATACGCCCAATCGCTTCAATTTACCTTTCCTCAAACCTAAAACCAGAATCAAAGGTCTGAGACTGGTAGGTCAAGACATCACCATTGTAGGAGTGGCAGGTGCCATGATGTCTGGCATGCTATGCGCCATCACGATACTCAAATTTGGTATTTGGAAGGTTTTTAGAGACATGAACAAACCTGTTGTTTGA